From the Selenomonas sp. oral taxon 920 genome, the window CGAGGATGCCGAGAAAGACAAGGAGGCCGAGCATCTCAGCGGTGTCGGCAAAGCCCTCGGGGGCGATGGCGAGCGGACTCTCGCCGCCGCCGTTCGAGACAGAGACGACGATGACCCCCGCAAGCAGAACACCGACGATGGACTCGCCGACGATGAGGCCCGAGGCAAAGAGCGTGCCGCGCCTGAGACCTGCCGCCTCGGCGTTCGAGCCACCCGTATTCCGCAGATGGCGGTTGAGGAGGTAGCCGAGGATGGCACCGACAACGAGCGGCGTCTGGATGACGGGCGGGAGGTAGATACCCATGCCGACGGCAAGCGGCGGCAGGCAGAGACTGCGCGTGGTGCGCTTGAGGAAAAGGTCAATGAGGACAAGCACCACACCCAGACCGATGCCGATGTAGATATACTCCCATGCGAGCTTACTGGAGAAAATGCCCTGTGCGATCGTGGTCATGAGCACCGCCTGCGGTGCGGAGAGTGCCTGCGCAGGATCCATGCCTGCGCGCGGCATCGCTCCCGGGAAGCCGTACGCCTCGTAGAGAAGGTTCAGCACGGGCGCGATGACGAGTGCACCGACGAGGCAGCCGATGAGGAGTGCAACCTGCTGACGCCACGGCGTTGCGCCGACGAGCCAGCCCGTCTTGAGGTCCTGCATATTGTCGTTCGAGATACACGCAATCGCGAGGATGATCGAGGTGGTAAAGATGGCCGTCGCCGTCGCAAATTTCTCGCCGCCCTCCATCTCGAAGATGCCGAACGATGCGCAGAGCGAGTACATGACAAGTGAAGCGACAATGATGCCGAGGATGCCGATGCCGGAGATTGGGCTCGAGGATGTGCCGACGAGACCCGCCATATAGGCACAGGCGGCGGCGACGAAGAAGCCCATGAGGACGGATACACCGACGCCGACGATGGTGAAGATGATCTTCTGGCTTGGCGGGATGTGCTCAGGGCTGACAAAGATATAGAAGATACCGAGCAAGCCGATGACCGTCACGCCGAAGACGAGCGCGATGCTCTTCATCGACATGTCGATGTCCATGCGGTGCAGCCCTTTCTCTTCGTCACTCGCGCGTGCACCCGCGATGGACTCCTTCACGCCGTCGATGACGGGACGGGCGAGGGTGATGAGCGTCCAGATTGCGGCGACGCCCATAGCGCCCGCACCGATGAGACGCACCTTCTGCTGGTAGACCGCGCCCGCAAATTTCTGGAGGGTCATTCCGTCGGGCAGTGCCTCCGTCATGGTGAAGTAGGGGACGAACCCAGCCCATGCGATGGCGATCCCCGTCAGCATGGCAAGTCCGCTCGCAATGCCGATAAGGTAGCCCGCACCCACGAGCGCGGTAGAGTAACCG encodes:
- a CDS encoding OPT family oligopeptide transporter — protein: MKDPQNEFMQHELRLPELTVRGMILGAILTIIFTASNVYLGLKVGLTFSSAIPAAVISMAVLKMAKDANILENNMVQTQASAAGTLSAIIFIIPGMLMIGYWQGFEFWQTLMVSACGGCLGVLFTIPLRRAMVVHSPLAYPEGVAAAEILKVGSHAKEDGKSDSGLKEILSGSAIAGIIAFLTNGLQVLGGSLSAWFHVGRGMTQLPLGYSTALVGAGYLIGIASGLAMLTGIAIAWAGFVPYFTMTEALPDGMTLQKFAGAVYQQKVRLIGAGAMGVAAIWTLITLARPVIDGVKESIAGARASDEEKGLHRMDIDMSMKSIALVFGVTVIGLLGIFYIFVSPEHIPPSQKIIFTIVGVGVSVLMGFFVAAACAYMAGLVGTSSSPISGIGILGIIVASLVMYSLCASFGIFEMEGGEKFATATAIFTTSIILAIACISNDNMQDLKTGWLVGATPWRQQVALLIGCLVGALVIAPVLNLLYEAYGFPGAMPRAGMDPAQALSAPQAVLMTTIAQGIFSSKLAWEYIYIGIGLGVVLVLIDLFLKRTTRSLCLPPLAVGMGIYLPPVIQTPLVVGAILGYLLNRHLRNTGGSNAEAAGLRRGTLFASGLIVGESIVGVLLAGVIVVSVSNGGGESPLAIAPEGFADTAEMLGLLVFLGILGLFSKVVLSVKKSS